From a region of the Marinomonas mediterranea MMB-1 genome:
- a CDS encoding efflux RND transporter periplasmic adaptor subunit, whose protein sequence is MSLKSKLGPISAVAVASAAVLWMYSGGHGITHAQASDQQANETHSESKVDTPSSSTDTSLFSVQVKTLTAQSIENTLKLSGETESDKSQVLVNAIAGKVSELTVLKGDYVKAGQKLVAFDTRSLKANISQARALVKQRKIELDGIKRLKRNNLTSQVTLAQAETDLASAQATLKSYQINLENAIITAPFAGIVNTVNVEKGQYVAVGSGILDLVSVDPITVKVNLPQAHLSKVAVGTIADVALPNGTHASGQVEYVSRVANNATRTLPVEINLPNPDNNIPAGISADVNFILNEQKAHSFSPALISLNDAGKTSIKTIAPNNTVQSEQVEIVREERDKVWVIGLPNTINIITVGQGYVSVGDQVDVHFKN, encoded by the coding sequence ATGAGCCTAAAAAGTAAGTTAGGTCCGATTAGCGCTGTTGCGGTTGCGTCTGCCGCTGTTCTTTGGATGTACTCTGGAGGGCACGGTATAACTCATGCTCAAGCAAGCGACCAACAAGCGAATGAGACACATTCTGAAAGTAAAGTAGACACACCTTCAAGCTCTACTGATACGAGCTTATTTTCCGTACAGGTCAAAACGCTGACCGCTCAATCTATCGAAAATACACTTAAATTAAGCGGTGAAACTGAGTCAGATAAAAGTCAGGTTTTAGTAAATGCCATCGCAGGCAAGGTATCCGAGCTCACTGTATTAAAAGGAGACTATGTAAAAGCAGGTCAGAAACTGGTCGCCTTCGATACACGTTCATTAAAAGCAAACATCTCTCAAGCGAGAGCACTTGTTAAACAAAGAAAAATTGAATTAGACGGAATTAAACGCCTAAAAAGAAACAACCTAACGTCGCAAGTTACATTGGCGCAAGCAGAAACGGATTTAGCCAGTGCCCAAGCAACGCTGAAGTCTTATCAAATCAATTTAGAAAATGCGATCATTACTGCGCCGTTTGCTGGTATCGTCAATACGGTAAACGTTGAAAAAGGACAATATGTTGCCGTGGGCAGCGGCATTCTAGATCTAGTGTCAGTAGACCCTATCACGGTTAAGGTAAACCTTCCGCAAGCTCATCTATCGAAAGTGGCTGTAGGTACCATTGCGGATGTTGCCTTACCTAACGGAACTCATGCTTCCGGCCAGGTTGAGTATGTTAGTCGAGTTGCCAACAACGCAACGCGCACCCTTCCAGTAGAGATAAACCTTCCCAACCCCGACAACAACATCCCAGCCGGAATATCCGCTGATGTTAACTTCATTCTTAATGAACAAAAAGCGCATTCATTCTCACCCGCGTTAATTAGTTTAAATGACGCAGGAAAAACTTCGATCAAAACGATTGCGCCGAACAATACTGTCCAAAGTGAGCAGGTAGAGATCGTTAGAGAAGAGCGAGATAAAGTTTGGGTAATCGGTCTGCCAAACACCATTAATATCATAACGGTAGGTCAAGGTTATGTATCAGTCGGTGATCAAGTGGATGTTCATTTCAAGAACTAA
- a CDS encoding ATP-binding cassette domain-containing protein yields MSLLSLDQVSVAFGHHPLLSNISFSADRGERVAIIGRNGAGKSTFLKIVFGEQIPDDGIVRIEGGMRVAQLPQELPAADGKTVRQVVSEGAGETHELLNRYFRLLEDISVDHSDELSAIQTKLDETQGWDLEQRVNNMIQRLALPADKLMSELSGGWRRRVILAQALLSAPDILLLDEPTNHLDVPTIEWMESQLKQFRGLILFITHDRRFLENLANRIVELDRGNLLSFTGRLSEFLVFKEKQLEEEERANALFDKKLAEEEVWIRQGIKARRTRNEGRVRALKALREERSERVNRQGNAKMKLGSNERSGKLVAEFNQVAHAFDDKTILKPLDLVVSRGDRIGLIGPNGCGKSTFLKILLGQLEPSSGTVRQGTKLNVAYFDQLREQLDPEKTVADNVGEGKDTIEIEGRSRHIIGYLQDFLFPPERARTPVKALSGGERNRVLLAKLFTKPANLLVMDEPTNDLDVETLELLEELLTEYQGTLLLVSHDRAFLDNVVTSVIAFEGQGIAKEYVGGYQDWVRQGGQFPVDKIEKAIEKENIKETTPVNGDTKVESSPAKEETAPAKKKSKLSYKLQREFDLMPDLIAKLESDVELLQETTSAADFYAGDQTKVQDTLAKMAAKEEELELAMERWLELEEMQNG; encoded by the coding sequence ATGAGTTTATTATCACTCGATCAAGTGAGCGTTGCGTTTGGTCATCACCCGCTTTTGTCTAATATCAGCTTTTCCGCTGACCGAGGTGAGCGTGTCGCTATAATCGGTCGTAACGGCGCCGGCAAATCTACCTTTCTAAAAATCGTATTTGGCGAACAAATACCCGATGACGGTATCGTGCGAATTGAAGGTGGCATGCGTGTCGCTCAACTTCCTCAAGAGTTACCTGCAGCAGACGGTAAAACCGTTAGGCAAGTTGTCAGCGAAGGCGCAGGTGAGACTCATGAATTGTTAAATCGCTACTTCCGTTTACTAGAAGATATATCGGTTGATCATTCGGATGAGCTTTCAGCTATCCAAACTAAGTTAGATGAAACGCAAGGTTGGGACTTAGAGCAGCGTGTAAATAACATGATACAACGCCTTGCATTGCCAGCAGATAAGCTCATGTCTGAACTATCAGGTGGCTGGCGGCGACGCGTCATCCTTGCTCAAGCCTTGCTAAGTGCACCGGATATTCTCCTTCTAGATGAGCCTACTAACCATTTGGATGTCCCAACGATAGAATGGATGGAATCCCAGTTAAAACAATTTCGTGGTTTGATTTTATTTATTACCCACGATAGACGGTTCTTAGAAAACCTAGCTAATCGAATTGTAGAGCTGGACCGAGGAAACCTGCTGTCCTTTACGGGTCGTTTATCCGAATTTCTTGTCTTTAAAGAGAAGCAGCTTGAAGAAGAAGAGCGCGCAAATGCGTTGTTTGACAAAAAGCTGGCTGAAGAAGAGGTTTGGATTCGCCAAGGTATCAAAGCACGCCGTACGCGTAACGAAGGTCGAGTACGTGCCTTAAAAGCTCTGCGAGAAGAGCGCAGTGAGCGAGTGAATCGTCAAGGTAATGCGAAAATGAAACTCGGATCTAACGAACGCTCCGGCAAGTTAGTGGCAGAGTTTAATCAAGTTGCGCATGCGTTTGATGATAAAACAATTTTAAAACCACTCGACTTGGTTGTTTCACGCGGAGACCGTATCGGATTAATTGGTCCAAACGGCTGCGGGAAAAGTACCTTCCTTAAAATTTTACTTGGTCAGTTAGAACCCTCATCTGGAACCGTTCGTCAAGGCACCAAGCTTAATGTTGCTTACTTTGACCAACTTAGAGAACAGCTAGATCCAGAAAAAACCGTTGCGGACAATGTGGGTGAAGGCAAAGATACCATTGAGATAGAGGGCCGAAGCCGCCACATCATTGGCTATCTACAAGATTTTCTATTTCCACCAGAGCGGGCTAGAACGCCAGTAAAAGCGTTGTCAGGGGGGGAGCGTAATCGTGTGTTGCTTGCTAAGCTTTTTACTAAGCCTGCCAACTTATTGGTCATGGACGAACCTACCAACGATCTTGATGTTGAAACACTTGAACTATTGGAAGAGTTGTTAACTGAGTATCAAGGTACATTATTACTGGTTAGCCATGACCGTGCATTCCTAGACAACGTAGTAACAAGCGTCATTGCGTTCGAAGGGCAAGGCATCGCGAAAGAATACGTGGGCGGTTATCAGGACTGGGTTCGTCAAGGAGGCCAGTTTCCGGTAGACAAAATTGAAAAAGCCATTGAAAAAGAAAATATAAAAGAGACTACTCCGGTCAACGGTGACACAAAAGTTGAGTCTTCTCCAGCAAAGGAAGAAACGGCACCGGCGAAGAAAAAATCAAAACTCAGCTATAAGTTACAAAGAGAGTTTGATTTGATGCCTGACTTGATCGCTAAGTTAGAGTCCGATGTTGAGTTATTACAAGAAACGACCAGCGCAGCGGATTTCTATGCAGGGGATCAAACAAAAGTACAAGATACGCTAGCGAAAATGGCTGCAAAAGAAGAAGAGCTTGAGTTAGCAATGGAGCGCTGGCTTGAACTTGAAGAAATGCAAAACGGATAA
- a CDS encoding DUF2760 domain-containing protein → MSKEINAIGFVPRFFGAFGQFFKYMGNGNYAARCNEVSSGSKFEFEVEPKIITEEVEVIREIQIEAPKLDTVNTDGALQLLQLLQKEARFIDFTQESIDAYSDEEVGGAARQIHSGCSKVIQQYFSLDSVHEATENSRVEVPADYSPQQIKLEGLVQGDGPYTGTLIHPGWKITDIKLPKVSDTGGLSIIAPAEVEV, encoded by the coding sequence ATGAGTAAAGAAATTAATGCAATTGGATTTGTTCCGAGATTTTTCGGGGCATTCGGACAGTTTTTTAAATACATGGGTAACGGTAATTATGCCGCGCGTTGCAATGAAGTTAGCAGCGGCAGTAAATTCGAATTTGAAGTCGAACCCAAAATAATCACAGAAGAAGTCGAAGTTATTCGCGAAATACAGATCGAAGCGCCTAAGCTCGACACAGTAAATACTGATGGTGCTTTACAGTTATTGCAATTACTTCAAAAAGAAGCGCGTTTCATCGACTTTACGCAAGAATCGATTGATGCGTATTCGGATGAAGAGGTTGGAGGCGCTGCTCGTCAAATCCATTCTGGTTGCTCAAAAGTCATTCAGCAATACTTCTCATTGGATTCCGTTCACGAAGCCACTGAAAACTCGCGCGTTGAAGTGCCAGCCGATTATAGCCCTCAACAGATAAAGCTTGAAGGCTTGGTACAAGGCGACGGGCCTTATACTGGAACGCTTATTCATCCCGGCTGGAAAATAACGGACATTAAGCTGCCGAAGGTAAGTGATACTGGCGGTTTATCAATTATCGCACCTGCGGAAGTTGAGGTTTAA